From Chiloscyllium punctatum isolate Juve2018m chromosome 36, sChiPun1.3, whole genome shotgun sequence, the proteins below share one genomic window:
- the LOC140460862 gene encoding uncharacterized protein, translated as MIIAAAAAITFLQETPSRGSVCGGTSGSSSSSNLEGHKDNSTVEKPWQCGDCGKRFRFPSGLESHRRFHTGERPFTCTDCGKGFTHSSDLKRHWRVHTGERPFVCSECGQGFIQSSALMAHKRVHTREKPFTCFRCEKGFSRLSSLLSHERVHTRECPFTCSQCGKKFAHSGSLRVHQQLHTGERQFTCSECGKGFTRSTRLLTHQHIHTGERPFPCTVCGKAFRDSSNLLKHQRIHTGEKPFTCSVCGRGFIQSYKLRSHQKVHQLRLQLDSAVLAAENHIQG; from the coding sequence ATGATCatcgctgctgctgctgcaataACATTCCTCCAGGAGACACCATCAAGGGGTTCTGTGTGTGGGGGCACTTCAGGCTCCAGTTCATCATCCAACCTGGAGGGACACAAGGACAACAGCACCGTGGAGAAGCCATGGcagtgtggggactgtgggaaacgGTTCAGGTTTCCGTCTGGGCTGGAGAGTCACCGACGtttccacaccggggagaggccgttcacctgcacaGACTGCGGGAAGGGGTTCACTCACTCCTCCGACCTGAAGAGACACTGGCgagtccacaccggggagaggccgttcgtTTGCTCGGAGTGCGGGCAGGGGTTCATTCAGTCGTCCGCGCTGATGGCCCACAAGCGGGTTCACACCCGGGAGAAGCCATTCACCTGCTTCAGGTGTGAGAAGGGATTCAGCCGCTTATCCAGCCTGCTGTCACACGAGCGGGTCCATACGAGGGAGTGCCCCTTCACCTGCTCGCAGTGCGGGAAGAAATTCGCTCACTCCGGCAGCCTCCGGGTACACCAGCAactccacaccggggagaggcagTTCACCTGCtccgagtgcgggaagggattcactcggtCCACCCGGCTGCTGACTCACCAGCACATCCACACCGGGGAGCGACCGTTCCCCTGCACCGTGTGCGGGAAAGCGTTCAGGGATTCATCGAATCTGCTCAAACACCAGCGgattcacaccggggagaagccgttcacctgctctgtgtgtgggagggggtttATCCAGTCATACAAGCTGCGGAGTCACCAGAAAGTTCATCAGTTAAGACTGCAGTTGGATTCTGCTGTTCTTGCTGCTGAGAATCACATCCAGGGCTGA
- the LOC140460872 gene encoding uncharacterized protein has translation RDGVRGEEHHTKAIGSEPAAEKALTGVSQPGERAAPLAVGQRVRAVAHPAERPNLASRGDPRPGEKRWKCGECGKGFLSPSALEIHRRVHTGERPFGCPHCGKGFTQSSHLHRHQQIHTGQKPFPCPECGMGFTDSSVLRAHRRLHTGERPFACPQCGKAFANPFVLRTHQRAHAGLKPFPCPECGKAFANPSVLRAHRRLHTGERPFACPECGKGFANSSNLLTHQRVHTGERPFPCPECGRAFNQLSNLLTHRRVHTGERPFSCALCGKAFGNSSKLLRHRRVHTGERPFTCSRCGKGFTQSSNLRRHQRTHEP, from the coding sequence agagatggtgtgagagggGAAGAGCACCATACCAAAGCCATCGGGAGTGAACCGGCTGCGGAGAAGGCTTTAACCGGGGTTTCCCAGCCCGGCGAACGCGCCGCGCCTCTCGCGGTGGGACAGCGTGTCCGCGCGGTTGCGCATCCGGCTGAGAGACCCAACCTGGCGAGCCGCGGGGACCCCCGGCCCGGGGAGAAACGCTGGaagtgtggggagtgtggcaaGGGATTCCTGTCGCCGTCGGCGCTGGAGAttcaccggcgggtccacaccggggagaggccgttcggCTGCCCGcactgcgggaagggcttcacccagTCCTCCCACCTGCACAGGCACCAACAGATCCACACCGGGCAGAAGCCATTCCCCTGCCCCGAGTGCGGAATGGGCTTCACGGACTCCTCCGTCCTCCGCGCCCACCGGCGgctccacaccggggagaggcccttcgcCTGCCCTCAGTGCGGCAAGGCCTTTGCCAACCCCTTCGTCCTGCGCACCCACCAGCGGGCCCACGCCGGGCTGAAGCCTTTCCCGTGCCCCGAGTGCGGCAAGGCCTTCGCCAACCCCTCCGTCCTGCGGGCCCACCGGCGcctccacaccggggagaggcccttcgcCTGCCCCGAGTGCGGCAAGGGCTTCGCCaactcctccaacctgctgacccaccagcgggtccacacgggggagaggcccttcccctGCCCCGAGTGCGGCAGGGCCTTCAACCAGCtgtccaacctgctgacccaccggcgggtccacaccggggagaggcccttctcCTGCGCACTGTGCGGGAAGGCCTTCGGCAACTCATCCAAGCTGCTGAGGCACCggagggtccacaccggggagaggccgttcacctgctcccgGTGCGGGAAGGGTTTCACCCAGTCCTCCaacctgcggaggcaccagcgaACCCACGAGCCATGA